In Camelina sativa cultivar DH55 chromosome 17, Cs, whole genome shotgun sequence, the genomic stretch tcatcaagaaacagaaagttTTTGTACAGAATCCATAttaaatggtaacaaataaGAAGAGATTTTGTTACCTTAAATTAgcgaattttatttaaattaaggagtaataaaattaaaatgtgttGAACACAGCTATTAATGCTGCTTTCACCAAGAGACGAAGAAGTGTGTACACCAAAGTGGGTGGTAGAAACGGGGAATTCGAGTCATTATGAAGGGTAGTTTTGGTATTTTATGACTGGTGCTGTTGCTGATTCATGCATTGACCTCGTCCACGCGCTGACTCAGAAAGGGAAAAGATTAGGACTAGGCCTGgacattcggttaaccattcggtttcggttcggttgtattcggtttcggttattttggatatagtaatatagtaaccatttggatatttttgaaatttcggttcggttcggttcggtttctttcggttcggtttcggtttggttatttaaataaataaccataactaacataaattatattaacattaaccaaataaaccaaatataaccaaaactaaccgaatataaccaaaattaaccaaatatacaataacaaaaatacaaaaaagggaaaaatatggattcaattttacaaaatagtatttaactttgtaaattcaaaataataacatttacatatattgattatttaaaatatttaattgttttgaatctagaaataatttatattttaagtttattttatagttttgcataatattaagtatataatatttgatatcttctaggttttcggatatttcggttaaccatttaattgtcggttcggttcggttcggtttcagttagtttggatatagatttttactaaccattcgggtatttgaagaatttcggttcggttcggtttggtttttttcggttcggtttcggtcggttatttggttatcggttattttgcccagccctaatTAGGACTATGTAAGGAAACGTTTGATTTTCCTTGATTTTCCTTAATTTTCCATTACTAATCAATCACTTATTGTAAGAGATACACAAGATTGTGAAATTGTAATCTTAgattaactaaaataaataaataaaattgtttttttttcgtagGAGAGAGGGGGGGAGAAAACCTCCCCCGATTTATTTAACAGAAACTAAAATTACACTCGAACATTGCGTGGCAAAGCAGCCCCATTTCCATCATCCAACAAAATTGTTCGGACAGGGTCAGGACAAGAATCCAAAAAGAGAAAACCCAAATCTAATGAAAACGCATAGTTCGCTAATCCATCTGTCAGACAATTAGTTTCCTTATACACGTGTGTAACCCGGACTAACCAGACTCTTGCGATAAAGCCATGGCACAACTGAACCAGGAATGACAATAGATGAGCCTAGCTTATCCCTGCCCGAAGAAAACTTACCACCAACTCTGAATCCACCTCCAGCTCAACTCGTCTTATCCCACGCTCCCACGCTATAACCAGCCCATAGTACATTCCCCACAATTCCGCCATCAGAGCCGAACAAATGCCAATGTTCATAGAAAAACCGCACACCCACTCTCTCCTCTAATCTCAAATAACCCCACCGGTCGTAGCCAAACCTGGATTTCCCCATGACGCCGTCGAGACCTTAAACCAACCAACCGTTGGTTTTTTCCAACTAATCAGTTGTTCAACCGTACCCGCATGAACCTGTCGTCCTGCACCCAGATGATGAGCTTTTGTGACTTCGACAGCGAGCTTTCTCAAGAATCTCACCTTATCCCGGCACATACGATACTCACGAAACACATTTTCACACCTCCATTTCCATTCCCACCAAGCTGCAACACTAAACAGAGTCGACCAGGAAGACCCACCAGCAATTAGTCGCTCTCGCAAATTACTAAATAACCATTCAAGCAGCGACTTAGCAAAGAACTCCGGCTGTTTACTTCTCGGACCCAGCCTTAACCACACCCGTGCATTGCAGGACAGTCCCGTAACACATGTAAAATCTACTCCATAGCTCCGTTACAAATTTGACACACCGCACTCTCACCCATATGTCTTTGTACCCGCTCCACATTCGTTATTAGGACTTGTTGACTAACCAGCCATAAGAACAATCGAACTCGTTCCGGCACCACCACTTTCCAAATCCGAGCATAAAACTGTGACATACACGGTCTTGGCACTACGTCCTCGCTCAGCACAGAGTATGTCGAACTCATCGTGAATCCTCCATTAGAGGTACCCAACCAAGACAAACTGTCCTTCCTCCCTAGAAATCCCTTAAGCACCATCGAATAAAGTTGTAACCGTATACCCACTGGAAGATACTGTTCAAGTTGCGACATATTCCAACCCACGCCCTCTACCCAATACTCCTCTGTTCTCTTATACAGCTCATCTTCCGGTACTGGAACTACCGTCTGATGTACGTCCCAAACCATCTATCCAAGCAGAACCAAATCGAGCTGCCATCCCCTGGCACCCATCCTAGTCCCAACGAGACAACCTCTCTGAGGCCCACTCACACACTCCACCAAGTAGAAGACCAAGTACCCATCGGAACAACCCAAGAGCCATCATGAACATCCCCACTCTATATTTACAACGCAAAACTCTCACCCAATAAAATTGTTTcctttgcacacaaaaaaaaaacaccatgtttctttgttgttaaatgaatgtagatttttttttggatggaaaagtgatgtgtctgcattttatagggttttaactatagtttttcggattgttttgagtcttttcttaGGTCCAaatgtgcttttagagtctttttagtcttgtgtgagtctttacaggttctaggtgactttggaaggaatctgagcgttttggggatggaaatatgcatctggagctTAATTGGTTGAAGTCTGATCGAGCTAGAAGGCAGATGAAGTAAGAGCAGAAATTCATTCtggatcgactgatccttttGGGATCGACCAGTCTCCGTCCCCGACGCAATCTTTCCTTTTCTGgtttaaaccgactttttagggatttattttactatttaaccACGGGGCTCGACCCCTAGAAAGATAATTTTTACTCTACGCcgtttttgagcacttgtaagcctgggagaagatctctaatcctttctaaccttttggagaagaattctgaaccctatTATCTCTTTTcgcaattcaaacatgttttcttcatatttgatttgtgattgtttctgttcgatgtctgagtagtctctctgttgggtttcgggtttcaaaagggggttttatgatttattgatttaggttgttagatttgggattgatctcttgtgttcttcatctattgttgttcttattgcttaaactagattagctacctagtttatgatcttaggtttaattcatctaggcatcaaaagtgttgttgaattacttgaaagaacataggtgagcaaggtgatcctcagccaacgacagttgaagttggggcaccttgtgaacaaatcaaacttgaacttattgcttgctaggattgtttagattcaaacgacggtttaggattcattcaattccttgcatagaaaactaatgctgcgacagtaggttagttttatatttgagatTAGAGTTCAAGAGCGGTTCCTAAAGCTATCCTAATCCATCACCCAATTTCGTGATCATAACCCTTGAttgattccctgcgcccaatactttctcttaaatttacaaactcttatttattttctgttttaattctgttacttgcaaaacaaacttcctctttgctttagctatactcggtctatataatttcatagtgtatcgtttggtctctgtggattcgaccctgaagtgctacgacgacaccacttgatcgtggttgagtgtgctttgggttattgatttaactcTAGATCAAATTGAAATTgtatagatttaaaaaaaaatgtaaaatgttaGTCAAAATATCATTTGACTATCCAATGAATCCATCTACTCAGGACTCAAGAGTCGGGACCAAAGTAATGTCCCTTTTTAAgaaggttttaaacaaaaattcattGAACTTATTAACGGATTAGGTCCCATAGcccataattaattaaatttagatTATACTTAATCCTCTGTTATACAATTTCCTCACCTTCAACTTGATTTCCCTTGTACTATTTTAATTGTCGGAATCGGAAATAACTTATCGTCAAAAAGTTTGTAATGTATACATTTtctatgtaaattaaaaaaaaaaactatataaatagatttagtactcaattaatataacaGATCACGCATCAATCCTTAAAAGTTTGactgtttattttgttaaacttCCCAttaatttttcaatatattttttaaatcagaaaAGTGAAAAGTACTTGGTATGGTAGAAGCACTTCATAAACGGACGTCATCTAATGTTAATATTTCACAATTCATACTCATTCTCGAAAAGAATATGTGTATGCAGGTTTGACTTTGACATTATAAACAGTTTGTATGTTTCTTCTGTTGAAATTATATACAGTCGTATTTGTATATTTCTCAACGAGTTAGAACATTCAAGTTTTAACGAGTCAAAAGATTAGTATGCTGATCATCCCAAACCATTACTTGAATCATCGTTTGAACtaccttttcatttttttttgtgtttttttttttttgttccctttATTTTATGTCTAAGTATTATAACTTGTAATGGGTCATACATACCAAACAAGCTAATAAGAACGAAACAAATCTTGCACGTAATATGGATAAGGGCTTTAATTAAGTATGCATTTTgacaaaacttgttttttcttttaattaatcaaaaaaaaaatgtgaagtgCTGTTCGCATGAACTTTCTCGAGATAGCTTCTAACTAGTTCTTCCATTGTACAATTGTTTCACGTAATGTACATATCTGACTAATACAACATTATAACGACTGCTTACGGGTAAGCATCCTAAATATATACCAGAAAAGTACGAATTAGAATCATAGATATCATGGATTCCAAGTATTTCCATATACAACCTGGTGGACCATACGGATGAGTTCAAGATGTACAGTATTATTGGTTTCCTTCCATTAGTGTGAGacatttttaactattttattgTGCTGAAGTAGTTGGAAGATTCACCATTTTGATTGAAAATTGACAAGGCTTAGAAGTTAGAATTCTTCCAATGTAATTCAATCATGGTTGGTTAAAACTAAAAGCATGGTTTCATTGATGAAGTGCATTGTCTTACTTACTTTGATATAGGGCGAAGCGAACTATAGAATCTTGGTACAACAGCCCAATTTAGCAGTTGAAGCTGAGAGTCAGAGATAGACTTAAACCATTTGCATAAACCATTTAAAAAGGGATTcgataatttaacaaaataagcTTAATATGAGCAACATCAAACTTGATTTGGTTCCAAGATTCAAGATttcatatttctatttttttttttcatatattttgttcCCTCGGAATGATAAATTAACTTTTCACCTCAAATCTGAGTCTCTCTTCCCATGAATCTCTCCTAATGTTTTACCGAATCTTTTCAACAATATCTATACAAAAATATCGAAATATCAATATTACCCTTCACTCTTAGCCACCGTAGTAGTCcctctactctctctctccccctccttcttcctcctccccCCGCCGCAGCAACACAGCCAGCTAAAACAACCGGCAAAGCAACAACAACTCCGACAACACTCAGAGTCGGGGCATTTTAAACATTTCCAACAAGAGCATTTTGGACATTTTGGCTTTCCAAAACAGCTGCATTTGAACTTAGGACAGCAACAACTACTTGCACAGCTCGGTTTCTTGCAGCAAGAGAAACATCCCTTAAAAGACGGACACGAACACTTGAGACAACCGCAACCACAACTGCAGCTGGGTTTCGGACATCGAGGTTTGGGACAGCTGCAGCTAGGTCTGCACAGTCCGGAACTACAACATCCTGTGGATTCATCTCGCCTACGGATTTCTTGCCAAATCTTCTCGAGACGAGACTTAGTGTTTGTATTCTCCATGTCTTGTATAAACCGGTAGAGATGTCTAATGTAGTCCGGATAGATCTCGAGGTTGCAATGTCCACCACCTTTAATCCAAAGCGGTTCATATGGTTCCTTCGCCATTTTCCAAAGCCTGTTTCCGTGTAACCAATTCACCACATCGTCCTCCGTTCCCTGCGTAACAATAGATAGTAAGATCAGTTAAGTTTTACGGATATAAATCGGGTTCAGGCTGAGGCTGAAGATACAGACATGAAACAGATTATGCTTACGTGTATGACAAGAACCGGGCATTTCACCTTCTTTATCTTGCTTACGTTCTGcaattaaacaacaaaatcagtAAGAGGATAGTATTAGAACCCCATGACCGGTTAGCTTCTAAACTTTCTATAGCCACTTCTAAATCAGTGAGCTTTCCAAATTAGCCATATCTACTTCTAGATCGGTTAGCTTCCAAATTAGCTATAGCTACTTCTTAATCAATTAGCTTCCACATTGGCCATATCCAATTCTAAACCGGTTAACTTCCAAATTAGCCACAGCCACTTTGTCAACAGGGTTAATTTTCAAATAGCTCATTTCCTGTGCTAACTAAACTTTCATCAATACATGGAAGTTGTTCATGTAAAATATCAGACTATCGACTAGTTTTGCACGGTTTGCTCATTCGCACTTCCTAAACCAGCAACTCTATGCCCATGAATGGGCAGAACAAATAGTAAAAAGCAGAGGGGATCTTTACCGAATAAATGTCACAGCAAAACTTGAACTTGACATGACATAGAACACGAAGACCAGAGAGGATGCCGCTATGAAGAACCACACCTCTAAGCCGTGGAAGCTTAGAGGCAAGGTGCAACGTCGGTCCACTGCCAACTGATTGACCATACAAGATCAAATCTTCTTGCCCAACCCCATAATCCGTCTGCAGACACTCGTAAACCGCCTCTATATCCGCATATGTATCGTACTCACTCGGctgcaaacaaaaattataaaccacaTCTCAGAGAACATTTTCAAACCgagcaaactaaaaaaaaaaaactcaaaataatgCAGAAGATTAATCTATGGATCGATACAGAGCATTTCTAGGCTGTATGAGACTGATACAGAAAAGTCCAATAACCTAAGAGGATTTCAACCTAAGAAGATTTCTAGGTTACATGTTCGATTAAAATTGTTATTGAGATTCAATCTATTTAGTAGAGGAGACGCATTGACACACCTTACCGGTAGAAGCTCCATAGCCTGAATAATCATAcctgaaaatttaaaacaaagataacaaaaatcaaaatcaaaactcaaaaccattAATAAATGAAGTGTCATAAATTGACTGACCTATACTATTGATTACTAAAATGAAAGGTTACACTTACACCTTATATTATTATCACCAACCTATTTGAATCCGACGTTATCGAAGAGTAAATACACAAATTGATGGTGGGTAGGTGAGAAATTTCGAACTGAATTTTCAAAGTAAAACCAAAGGgacaaattcaagaaaattaaaacgacactaaataaaacaaaaaaagcaaaacaccAAACATTTTTACTAAAACAATGCAAAATTTATAcacataaaaaggaaaaagaaaatttgtcgGAAATATCACCAAATCTGAGCTTTTTGGGCAACGAGACAAGACAAGAACCCATTTCCCAAAAGCGTGAGCTTTCTCAAGAAACgtaaagacataaaaatattcatggagttaaaaaaatgtgaaactttaacccaaaaaaaaaaaagaacaattttgtagtaacaaatattttaaaaaaaaaaaatcaaaggaaaaaaaaaacaacaaaaatctagGAAAAACTATGCTTAATTACTACATTCGGTTAGCAAAATATGCCTAATTTAATCATAGTTATTGATAAAACTGTCGATTAACAAACCTAATAAGCATCAAAAGAAATCTCAATAAGCAAATTACTTATCAAGTAAGATAATAGGTAAACACGAAACGACGACGTATGAAGAGTATGAAcatcagagaaagagagagagagagagagaccccATGAGGTTGACTCGGAGATTGACTTTAAGTTGGACGAAGAGATCGAAGAGTTGTCCCAAATCTGCGGCATTCCCATGGGAATAGAGAAGCGTAAGTCTTGCGTTAGGGTTTCTCAGGTAAAAAGCTGTGACTTTGTTGCCGCGTCTTGTCTTCACCACTTTCACGTCGAGAGATGGGTCTCCGGCCGAGGGAaaagtggaggaggaggaggaaacggAGGATACGGCGGAGAGTTTGCCGTCGGGGGTTTTGGTGAGGTGGTAGGTTGGAGGAGAAGGTGGGAAAAAAGCGAATTTAGCGGCGAGGTGAGAGAACATGCACCCCATTAGGTGAGTTCGTTACGGCGGAGAGTACAAAGATGTGTGCATCAGTCCGCCGCTAGagagatagaaaagaaaaaaacagaggagggGAGAGACTACACAGAGACtcaagagagatagagagatgggggaaaaaaagagtaaagatatgaaaatgaaagtactacaagaagaagattaacagagagattaaagagaagcagagagagagagagagagagagagagaggctctggttttgtgtgtttgtgtgtgacagagtacagaggaagaaggagagagagagagagatgtgtgaGTGTGTGAGTAAAAGCGTGTGAGAGTGAACGTGCGTTTCCTAGGTAATTGGTTTAGTGCTCTGTCTTTActgtttcttcttcgtttctatttcttttacaagtaattgtttttctcttcattaatttttccaaattcttttttataagaaaggcaaaaaaaaacaatatcaatgaatttttttgtttgctaatCCTGAAAAATACGCCATCTCATGAAAATTTGGGAACAATAGTCCATATGTTCCATTGTATAAGCCTAACcctaaaacatcaaaaaaaattgtttgctaATTGTTATATTTAGGgatttttatatctatatatatattttttgaagtatattttggtttttaccattttatttatacttatttaaaattttatttataaagttaatccctataaaatttccaaaaatagtattacgtccgattttgtttcctaaatattttatattccattccaactaaaaatattacagcaatcaatatggaaatagaaacaatctatatatatatttttgaagtacattttggtttttacccttttatttatatttatttaaaaaattatttataaagttaatccctaaaaattttccaaaaatagcattacgtcagattttgtttcctaaatattttatattccattccaactaaaaatattacagcaatcaatatgaaaacagaaactatgatatatttaaccacacattctattgtgttttaaaaatattttatctttgaatcctttgcaaacaaagaaaacaataatttgattcCCATTGCTATGAGCtatgagctttgattcttaacgtaggAAGAATTTCGATTcgcatttatttaaaaattattattaatatatataaaattaataaaaaaattaaaatattacgaatatgtaaaattaaaaaggtgtaaaatagtatataatatggttatatagtatatggattataaagaggacatgttggaattaataaaatattattaaatttgtgctaacagggattaaatcctcattttattatttatcaactCTACacatattagaatatttgacatataaaatcaagttgatttaactaagattgtgtaaaataattaaattattaagaaaaatatgacttaataacagcgtataaattacttattacatatttaaatctcttattttcgttataataattaaaaattaaaataaaatctcaaatactaaacaaaacaaactaaatataacaaacaaatggtcatgaaatgTATTGagagttaaaaaattaatataaacatttagtaGCACAAATGGCtgaaaaaaatttagttatttctctatttataaaacatccaatatttaacaaacaaatacaacataaaatatatttaataataaaaattatatacacgcAGTGTAACGTGGGTTAAAATTTAGTGTTGTATAAATTGGGCAAAACGTAGCAACGGACTTATTGCTTTCTCGACTTATGCCTgcactttttatatttttggggCAATATTGTTTGAACATTATATTAACTTCGTTTTTGGACACCCAATATACTATTTtgtttagtaatattatttgACATTTCTCTTGcaattttttgttgatttttttgggtaataACCTTATTTCATCAAGCGCAACTGTCTCCGCagcatattttgtttgtgaactCGTTTCCCCCAAATTGActcgtttgagctgattctatttgttgttaaaaaaaaccttatttcATCATAAATTGAACTTCCtttgaaaatcaaaattctaGAAATATAGCAGCTTTGATTAGATTGGTAacatgtatcatgtatgttAACGGAATTGTGTTTTCGAATACGATTATGTAATTATTTCACTAGTAAAAATTTAACATGTtatgtagaaaaatatatatgttttttcataaaaacaattgtgaaaaaaataagaaaataattatttagaacaaaaatatgtcACTTTTGAATTATATTTGAAACTTTCAAAACTTAACAGAAAAAATCGAAtaatcgtatatatatatatatatatattttttttgcagcaATATTGTTTGAACATAATAGAtacttcgtttttttttggacatccAATATATTATTGtgtttagtaatattatttctcatttttcttGCAAATTAgagaatttaaaataaattaaaactttaggAACGAAGATAATGAATACGGAAAATAGAGCCATTATCACAAGTTTCTTGCCCTAAACCATCTCCAAAGCAAGCGTTCAAGTTTATGGTGTCACTAATTAGTCAAAGAGAGACATTCGATTACGAACTACTTTCTCTATCAAACAACCTTAAGCAATCTTGGGGATTACTTTAAAACTtatgttatgtatttttgtaGTTTGATATAAATACATTGTGACAGACCCACATTTATTAATGTTATTTGATGAGAAGCATGTAACGGGACCTTTCATTGTTCACCTATCGTCCAGACACATGCAATAATTGCatgttttttgtctttcttattatagtaatataaaagagaaatcaaTGAATCCAAGAAATCCAAGAAATGTAAAAACAAGAGCATATGAAAATCCTCATATATGAAAACCACAAATACTAAGTAGTTTCAATTgacttaaaattaattagtattttacattttcatgtATATTTTTTAGACACCATTTTGCTAAAGTGAAATCAGCATTTGTGAATGATTTTGCAGAATtatcaatttttagaaaaaaaaaacaaaattcttacTTAGATAACAAACATCAAGAAACTGTTAATACTCGTATGATAACAAACTTCGAGAAATTCGGTAAGTAAGACCATTTCCA encodes the following:
- the LOC104757590 gene encoding uncharacterized protein LOC104757590 isoform X2; its protein translation is MGMPQIWDNSSISSSNLKSISESTSWGMIIQAMELLPPSEYDTYADIEAVYECLQTDYGVGQEDLILYGQSVGSGPTLHLASKLPRLRGVVLHSGILSGLRVLCHVKFKFCCDIYSNVSKIKKVKCPVLVIHGTEDDVVNWLHGNRLWKMAKEPYEPLWIKGGGHCNLEIYPDYIRHLYRFIQDMENTNTKSRLEKIWQEIRRRDESTGCCSSGLCRPSCSCPKPRCPKPSCSCGCGCLKCSCPSFKGCFSCCKKPSCASSCCCPKFKCSCFGKPKCPKCSCWKCLKCPDSECCRSCCCFAGCFSWLCCCGGGRRKKEGERESRGTTTVAKSEG
- the LOC104757590 gene encoding protein ABHD17B-like isoform X1; the encoded protein is MGCMFSHLAAKFAFFPPSPPTYHLTKTPDGKLSAVSSVSSSSSTFPSAGDPSLDVKVVKTRRGNKVTAFYLRNPNARLTLLYSHGNAADLGQLFDLFVQLKVNLRVNLMGYDYSGYGASTGKPSEYDTYADIEAVYECLQTDYGVGQEDLILYGQSVGSGPTLHLASKLPRLRGVVLHSGILSGLRVLCHVKFKFCCDIYSNVSKIKKVKCPVLVIHGTEDDVVNWLHGNRLWKMAKEPYEPLWIKGGGHCNLEIYPDYIRHLYRFIQDMENTNTKSRLEKIWQEIRRRDESTGCCSSGLCRPSCSCPKPRCPKPSCSCGCGCLKCSCPSFKGCFSCCKKPSCASSCCCPKFKCSCFGKPKCPKCSCWKCLKCPDSECCRSCCCFAGCFSWLCCCGGGRRKKEGERESRGTTTVAKSEG